In Syntrophotaleaceae bacterium, a genomic segment contains:
- the cmk gene encoding (d)CMP kinase has product MNKKLIIAIDGPSGSGKSTLSKLLARALNYTNIDTGAMYRSVALAASRAGIPPEDGAGLALMCDRLRIEFLRKDGGERVILDGEDVSEAIRTPEASMLASRYSAVPEVRRAMVGLQRKMGADGGVVLEGRDIGTVVFPDADVKFFLLASPEERGRRRYEELKAKGLPVDLQKTVAEVQARDEADSVREHAPLIQATDALAIDTTRMNIDEVLQEMVRVIRERETR; this is encoded by the coding sequence GTGAATAAAAAACTGATCATCGCCATCGACGGGCCGTCCGGTTCGGGGAAAAGCACTCTCAGCAAACTGCTGGCGAGGGCGTTGAATTATACCAATATCGATACCGGGGCCATGTACCGGTCCGTAGCTTTGGCCGCTTCACGAGCGGGGATTCCTCCCGAGGATGGGGCAGGCCTTGCCCTGATGTGCGATCGCTTGCGGATCGAGTTTTTGCGGAAGGATGGGGGGGAGCGGGTGATTCTGGATGGCGAGGATGTCTCCGAGGCGATCCGCACCCCGGAGGCCAGCATGCTGGCCTCCCGCTATTCGGCGGTGCCTGAGGTTCGCCGGGCCATGGTCGGTCTGCAGCGGAAGATGGGTGCCGATGGCGGAGTGGTGCTCGAAGGGCGGGATATCGGTACGGTGGTTTTCCCTGATGCCGATGTCAAATTTTTCCTTCTGGCGAGTCCCGAGGAACGGGGCCGCCGGCGCTACGAGGAATTGAAGGCAAAAGGGCTTCCGGTGGATCTCCAGAAGACGGTGGCCGAAGTTCAGGCGCGCGATGAGGCCGACTCCGTTCGGGAACACGCTCCCCTAATCCAGGCCACGGATGCCCTGGCCATCGATACCACCCGCATGAACATTGATGAAGTTCTGCAGGAAATGGTTCGGGTGATTCGGGAGCGGGAGACCAGATAG
- a CDS encoding response regulator gives MKDKIEGCDHISILCVEDEPITRQFLSAIISMKFPEQKVYTADNGREGLELFMKIGAPIVLTDISMPVMDGISMAREIRSFNPEACIIALSAHNSYDCLNGDVDTLFNSYLRKPVSTQLLCDTISDCITDVCRKDF, from the coding sequence ATGAAGGATAAAATAGAAGGTTGTGATCACATTTCGATCCTGTGCGTGGAGGATGAGCCGATCACCCGACAATTCCTCAGCGCGATCATCTCGATGAAATTTCCGGAGCAGAAGGTATACACGGCCGACAACGGCAGGGAAGGCCTCGAGCTTTTTATGAAAATCGGTGCGCCAATCGTGCTGACCGACATCAGCATGCCGGTCATGGACGGCATCAGCATGGCTCGCGAAATCCGCAGCTTCAACCCGGAGGCTTGTATAATAGCCCTCTCTGCCCACAACAGCTACGACTGCCTGAATGGCGACGTCGATACCCTCTTCAATTCCTACCTGAGAAAACCGGTCAGCACTCAGCTTCTTTGCGATACCATCAGCGATTGTATTACTGACGTGTGTCGCAAGGACTTCTAG
- a CDS encoding GFA family protein → MKKTYKGSCHCGNVRFEADIDLDKGTFKCNCSICTKTRNWLSMAKPEDFRLLEGEGDLADYQFGAKNIHHLFCRNCGVHPFGWGIIPDLGGKVYAVNVTCLDDLDVKELVNAPVTYVDGRNDNFASSPDEVRHL, encoded by the coding sequence ATGAAGAAAACCTACAAAGGCAGCTGCCACTGCGGCAATGTCCGCTTCGAGGCCGATATCGATCTGGACAAAGGGACTTTCAAATGCAACTGCTCGATCTGCACCAAGACGAGGAACTGGCTGTCGATGGCCAAACCGGAAGACTTCCGGCTGCTTGAAGGCGAGGGCGATCTCGCCGACTACCAGTTCGGCGCCAAAAACATCCACCACCTGTTCTGCCGGAATTGCGGGGTGCATCCCTTCGGATGGGGGATCATCCCCGATCTCGGCGGCAAGGTCTACGCGGTCAATGTCACCTGTCTGGACGACCTGGACGTCAAGGAATTGGTCAATGCGCCCGTCACCTATGTTGACGGTCGCAACGACAATTTTGCCTCGTCACCCGATGAGGTTCGTCATTTATAG
- the pheA gene encoding prephenate dehydratase, with product MVDNKLTELRNLIDGIDDEILSLLNRRAEVVLEVGRLKAGEKREYYVPARERAIYERLTEGNPGPFPNEGVRRVFREIISASLSLEHPLKVAFLGPPATFTHQAALQQFGFSAQLVAQKSIPAVFDEVLRGRAPYGVVPVENSNEGVVSHTLDMFMRSELQINAEIMLEIQHDLLSVSGRMEDVRKVVSHPQALAQCRQWLEENLPDIPQFDVASTALAAQMAAEDPSTAAVAGEIASSMYGLKTIKKKIEDNPNNYTRFLVIGRNLPAPSGRDKTSIMFSVKDQPGVLYRMLAPFSERNINLSKIESRPMKRKAWEYVFFLDMEGHIGEPRVREAVDELSLCCQELRVLGSYPRSR from the coding sequence ATGGTGGACAACAAACTGACCGAACTGCGAAACCTGATCGACGGGATCGACGACGAGATTCTCAGTCTGCTCAATCGCCGGGCGGAAGTCGTGCTCGAGGTCGGGCGCCTGAAGGCGGGCGAAAAAAGGGAGTACTATGTCCCCGCCCGAGAGCGGGCCATCTACGAACGTCTGACGGAGGGCAACCCCGGTCCGTTCCCCAACGAGGGCGTGCGACGGGTGTTTCGGGAAATCATTTCCGCCTCCTTGTCCCTGGAGCACCCCCTGAAGGTGGCGTTTCTCGGACCTCCGGCCACTTTCACCCACCAGGCCGCCCTGCAGCAGTTCGGATTTTCCGCGCAGCTGGTGGCACAGAAGAGCATTCCCGCAGTCTTCGACGAGGTGCTGCGGGGCAGGGCCCCCTACGGCGTGGTTCCGGTGGAAAACTCCAACGAGGGGGTCGTTTCCCATACCCTCGACATGTTCATGCGCTCGGAACTGCAGATCAACGCGGAGATCATGCTCGAGATCCAGCACGATCTGCTGTCGGTGAGCGGCCGGATGGAGGATGTCCGCAAGGTCGTCTCCCATCCCCAGGCCCTGGCCCAGTGCCGGCAATGGCTGGAGGAGAACCTGCCGGACATTCCCCAGTTCGACGTGGCCAGCACCGCCCTGGCGGCCCAGATGGCCGCCGAGGACCCTTCCACGGCCGCCGTTGCAGGGGAGATCGCCTCCTCTATGTATGGACTGAAAACGATCAAGAAGAAGATCGAGGACAATCCTAACAATTACACCCGGTTCCTGGTCATCGGCCGCAACCTTCCCGCGCCGAGCGGCCGGGACAAGACCTCCATCATGTTCAGCGTCAAGGATCAGCCGGGCGTCCTCTACCGGATGCTGGCGCCCTTCAGCGAACGGAATATCAACCTGTCCAAGATCGAAAGCCGGCCGATGAAGCGCAAAGCCTGGGAATATGTCTTTTTCCTCGACATGGAAGGGCACATCGGCGAACCCCGGGTGCGGGAGGCTGTTGACGAACTGAGCCTTTGCTGCCAGGAGCTGAGGGTGCTCGGCTCCTATCCGCGTTCCCGCTGA
- a CDS encoding 4-hydroxy-3-methylbut-2-enyl diphosphate reductase, which yields MKIILAASAGFCFGVKRATQLAFEAAEKNASICSLGPIIHSPQVVKALEDKGVKVVNRVEDIGEGEVIIRSHGITAEELDHIHSRNLSIVDATCPFVKKAQDYATKLCAEGYSVVLVGERDHPEVQGIISYTRGGEVFVVADWHEAGRLPNRSKIGIVAQTTQSFKNLRQVTDVCLEKCKEVRVFNTICDATSVRQDEARKIARESQLMLVVGGFNSANTTRLAQICKDIQARTYHVETADQIRGEWFAGVEITGITAGASTPRWIIDEVVERVRGIAGEKK from the coding sequence GTGAAAATCATACTGGCCGCCAGTGCCGGGTTCTGCTTCGGAGTCAAACGGGCTACCCAGCTGGCCTTCGAGGCTGCGGAGAAGAATGCGAGCATCTGCTCCCTGGGCCCTATCATCCATTCGCCCCAGGTGGTCAAGGCCCTCGAAGACAAGGGGGTGAAGGTTGTGAACAGGGTCGAAGACATCGGGGAGGGGGAGGTCATCATCCGCTCCCATGGCATCACCGCCGAGGAGCTCGACCATATCCACAGCCGCAATCTGAGCATCGTCGACGCGACCTGTCCCTTTGTAAAAAAGGCTCAGGACTACGCCACCAAGTTGTGCGCAGAAGGCTATTCGGTGGTGCTGGTCGGGGAAAGGGATCACCCGGAGGTGCAGGGCATCATCAGTTATACCCGGGGGGGTGAGGTTTTCGTCGTCGCTGACTGGCATGAGGCAGGGAGGCTGCCGAACCGGAGCAAAATCGGCATCGTCGCCCAGACGACCCAGTCCTTCAAAAATCTTCGACAGGTGACCGACGTCTGCCTGGAAAAGTGCAAGGAGGTCCGGGTCTTCAACACCATATGCGATGCGACCTCGGTGCGCCAGGATGAAGCCCGGAAAATCGCCAGGGAGTCCCAGTTGATGCTGGTGGTCGGCGGCTTCAACAGCGCCAACACAACCCGGCTTGCGCAGATCTGCAAGGACATTCAGGCCCGCACCTATCACGTCGAAACCGCCGACCAGATCCGGGGCGAATGGTTCGCCGGTGTGGAGATCACAGGTATAACCGCAGGGGCTTCCACCCCCAGGTGGATCATCGACGAGGTGGTCGAAAGGGTCAGAGGGATCGCCGGCGAAAAAAAATAA
- a CDS encoding pyridoxal phosphate-dependent aminotransferase, protein MTIANKIAGFINRASWIRKMFEEGARLRAIHGEENVFDFTIGNPSVEPPEILHRQLLQLASHPVPGMHRYMSNAGYEETRKAVAEVLSEKSPVPVAARHVVMTCGAGGALNVVLKTVLNPGEEVIILAPYFVEYMFYIDNHGGAPRTVGTVPHTFELDIDAIERAINPNTRAIIINSPNNPTGVIYSAESLQALGKMLDRKERELQRTIVVISDEPYARISYDGVEVPCIFAHIRNAVIVTSHSKDLALPGERIGYLAANPQMEGVEQFMEGAIFCNRVLGFVNAPALMQRLVAGLQHESVDIEAYHAKRDLLVDRLTGLGFRMVQPKGGFYLFPESPIADDIAFTQLAQKHNILVVPGQGFGAPGYFRIAYCIDMEQIQRSLPAWERLARDAGLG, encoded by the coding sequence ATGACCATAGCCAACAAAATCGCCGGCTTCATCAACCGCGCCTCCTGGATCCGCAAGATGTTCGAGGAAGGCGCCCGGCTGCGGGCCATCCACGGCGAGGAAAACGTCTTCGACTTCACCATCGGCAATCCTTCCGTCGAGCCTCCCGAAATCCTCCATCGCCAGCTTCTGCAACTGGCCAGCCATCCCGTCCCCGGCATGCACCGCTACATGAGCAACGCCGGCTACGAGGAGACCCGCAAGGCGGTGGCAGAGGTCCTTTCGGAAAAATCCCCCGTCCCTGTCGCCGCCCGCCACGTTGTCATGACCTGCGGCGCCGGCGGAGCCCTGAACGTGGTGCTGAAAACCGTTCTCAATCCCGGTGAAGAGGTGATTATCCTGGCCCCGTACTTCGTCGAGTACATGTTCTATATCGACAACCACGGCGGAGCTCCAAGGACGGTCGGCACCGTGCCGCACACCTTCGAGCTGGATATCGACGCCATCGAGCGGGCCATCAACCCCAACACCCGCGCGATCATCATCAACTCGCCCAACAATCCGACCGGGGTGATCTATTCTGCGGAAAGCCTGCAGGCTCTGGGCAAGATGCTTGACCGCAAGGAGCGGGAACTGCAGCGGACCATCGTGGTGATTTCCGACGAGCCCTATGCCCGCATCTCCTACGACGGAGTCGAGGTCCCTTGCATTTTCGCCCATATTCGTAACGCGGTCATCGTCACCTCCCATTCCAAGGATCTGGCCCTGCCGGGAGAGCGGATCGGCTACCTGGCCGCCAATCCGCAGATGGAAGGGGTCGAGCAGTTCATGGAGGGCGCGATCTTCTGCAACCGGGTCCTCGGCTTCGTCAACGCTCCCGCACTGATGCAGCGTCTGGTGGCCGGTCTGCAGCACGAAAGCGTCGACATCGAGGCCTATCACGCCAAGCGCGACCTCCTCGTCGATCGCCTGACCGGGCTCGGTTTCCGCATGGTTCAGCCGAAGGGCGGGTTTTACCTCTTCCCCGAATCGCCCATCGCGGACGATATCGCCTTCACCCAACTCGCTCAAAAGCACAACATCCTGGTGGTTCCGGGGCAGGGCTTCGGAGCCCCCGGCTACTTCCGCATTGCCTACTGCATTGACATGGAGCAGATCCAGCGCAGCCTGCCCGCCTGGGAACGGCTCGCCAGGGACGCCGGGCTGGGCTAA
- the aroA gene encoding 3-phosphoshikimate 1-carboxyvinyltransferase — MTRQTIEPGSPLRGEITVPGDKSISHRSIMLGSLAEGTTVVHGFLQGEDNRATLNAFRAMGVAIEELADGRLRIEGRGLRGLREPADVIDCGNSGTTMRLMLGLLSGQSFFSVLSGDQYLRRRPMKRVVRPLTAMGARIWGRQEGELAPLAIQGGPLSAARYDSPIASAQIKSALLLAGLYAEGETTVREPHLSRDHSERMLTYFGADVRPFPGGVTIAGGPVLEGREVFVPGDISSAAFFLVAALITAGSELLIRQVGINPTRSGVIDILREMGGDIQLQDARELSGEPVADLLVRGSPLRGIEIGGELVPRAIDEFPVISVAACFAEGTTLIRDARELRVKETDRIAAMTEVLTLLGGEVEAREDGMSITGAPALRGGSVCSHGDHRIAMSAAAAALRADGPVVIDDTECTETSFPGFWELLRSVRK; from the coding sequence ATGACAAGGCAAACCATTGAACCGGGCTCGCCCCTCAGGGGCGAAATCACCGTCCCCGGCGACAAATCGATCTCCCACCGCTCGATCATGCTCGGCTCCCTGGCAGAGGGGACCACTGTCGTGCACGGTTTTCTTCAGGGGGAAGACAACCGGGCCACCCTGAACGCCTTCCGCGCCATGGGGGTAGCCATCGAAGAGCTGGCCGACGGCCGGCTGCGGATCGAGGGGCGGGGGCTTCGGGGCCTGCGGGAACCGGCCGATGTTATCGACTGCGGCAACTCGGGCACCACCATGCGCTTGATGCTCGGCCTGCTTTCGGGACAGTCCTTTTTCAGCGTGCTGAGCGGCGACCAGTACCTTCGCAGGCGCCCGATGAAGCGGGTGGTGCGGCCGTTGACCGCCATGGGGGCACGCATCTGGGGCCGGCAGGAGGGGGAACTGGCACCCTTGGCCATTCAGGGCGGTCCGCTGTCCGCCGCCCGCTACGACTCTCCCATCGCCAGCGCCCAGATCAAGTCGGCCCTGCTGCTGGCCGGACTCTATGCCGAAGGCGAAACCACGGTCCGCGAACCGCATCTGTCCCGCGACCACAGTGAACGGATGCTGACCTATTTCGGTGCCGACGTCCGCCCTTTCCCCGGCGGAGTGACCATCGCCGGAGGGCCCGTGCTGGAGGGAAGGGAAGTCTTTGTGCCGGGCGACATCTCCTCGGCCGCCTTCTTCCTGGTGGCGGCCCTGATCACCGCCGGCTCCGAACTGCTTATCCGCCAGGTCGGCATCAACCCCACCCGCAGCGGCGTCATCGATATCCTGCGTGAAATGGGTGGGGACATCCAATTGCAGGACGCCCGGGAACTGTCCGGTGAGCCGGTGGCCGACCTGCTGGTGCGCGGCAGTCCCCTGCGGGGCATCGAAATCGGCGGCGAACTGGTTCCCCGCGCCATCGACGAATTTCCTGTAATCAGTGTTGCCGCCTGCTTCGCCGAGGGGACCACCCTGATCCGGGATGCCCGGGAACTGCGGGTCAAGGAGACCGACCGGATCGCCGCCATGACCGAGGTCCTGACCCTGCTGGGCGGCGAGGTCGAAGCCCGGGAAGACGGCATGTCCATTACCGGAGCGCCCGCTCTGCGGGGCGGCAGCGTCTGTTCCCACGGCGATCATCGCATCGCCATGAGCGCCGCCGCGGCCGCCCTGCGAGCCGATGGCCCGGTAGTCATCGATGATACTGAGTGCACGGAAACCTCCTTCCCGGGATTCTGGGAGTTGCTTCGGTCGGTGAGGAAATGA
- a CDS encoding prephenate dehydrogenase/arogenate dehydrogenase family protein, whose translation MIPKLTVVGVGLIGGSLALALKAAGLVGEVVGVGRGRANLETAVERGVIDRFTHDVGEGVEGADLVFLSTPVQTLARVAAEALPRMKRGAVLTDGGSVKQYVIEQIEPLLPAGVHFVPGHPIAGTERTGSAAAFATLYQGRRCILTPTEKTDPGALDLVTKAWQGAGSEVVIMDADRHDRVLAAVSHLPHMVAYALVNTVACENRFGENILHYSAGGFRDFTRIASSDPTMWRDIAQTNREALLEVISYFETVLQELKSDIAAGDGESLFNFFLRSKESRDAIL comes from the coding sequence TTGATTCCCAAACTTACAGTGGTGGGCGTAGGCCTGATCGGTGGTTCTCTGGCCCTGGCGCTCAAGGCGGCCGGGCTGGTGGGCGAGGTGGTCGGCGTCGGGCGCGGGCGGGCCAATCTGGAGACGGCCGTGGAGCGGGGGGTCATCGACCGCTTCACCCATGATGTGGGCGAAGGCGTGGAGGGGGCCGATCTGGTTTTCCTGTCCACCCCGGTGCAGACCCTGGCCCGGGTGGCAGCCGAAGCCCTGCCAAGAATGAAACGGGGCGCGGTGCTGACCGATGGGGGCAGCGTCAAGCAGTATGTCATCGAACAGATCGAACCGCTTCTGCCCGCGGGGGTTCACTTCGTGCCGGGGCATCCCATCGCCGGTACCGAACGGACCGGTTCGGCGGCGGCCTTCGCCACCCTCTATCAGGGGCGGCGCTGCATCCTGACCCCCACCGAAAAAACCGACCCCGGCGCCCTCGACCTGGTCACAAAGGCCTGGCAGGGGGCCGGCAGCGAAGTGGTGATCATGGATGCGGATCGTCATGACCGGGTCCTTGCCGCCGTCAGCCACCTCCCTCACATGGTGGCCTATGCCCTGGTCAACACGGTCGCCTGCGAAAACCGTTTCGGTGAAAACATCCTGCACTATTCCGCCGGCGGCTTCAGGGACTTTACCCGCATCGCCTCCTCCGATCCTACCATGTGGCGCGATATCGCTCAGACCAATCGGGAGGCGTTGTTGGAGGTGATCAGCTATTTCGAAACCGTGCTGCAGGAACTGAAAAGCGATATCGCCGCCGGCGACGGGGAAAGTCTTTTCAATTTCTTTCTGCGTTCCAAAGAGAGCCGCGACGCCATACTCTGA